The genomic DNA CGCGCAGCGCGCGGCGCGGCGTGTCAGCGACTGGAGGCGCTGTCGTTCGATGTCGGCGGCGCGGATGAAGCCCTCGTCGCCCATGAGGTCGGCCAGATGCAGGGTCTTGCCTCCCGCGCCCGCGCAGGCGTCGTACACCGACATGCCGGGGCGCGGATCGAGGGCGTATCCGATAAGCTGACTGCCGATGTCCTGAATTTCAAAGGCGCCTTCCTCGTAGAGCGGTGAGCCCGTAAGACGCGCGCGGCGCGCGAGCACGAGTCCGGCCGGCGACAGCGCGGATTCGATTGTCTCGACACCGTCAGCGGCGAGCCGCGCGCGCAGTTCGCCGCGTGTCATGTGACGTGTGTTCACGCGCAGGGCCACGCCAGCGGGCAGGCGCAGGGAGGCGCCCAAAGCCACCGCCGCGGGCCAGCCGCCGCTCCGCGTACTCCACTCCGCCAATATCCACGAGGGACACGAGGCATAGGCCGCGTACACGCCGAGGGTTTCCTCGTCGACCGGCGACGCGGCGTCCAGGCGTTCCGCAACACGCTGTGCAAGCGCGCGGTACACCTCCCGCGTCCGTTCGTGCATGGATGTTGTGTCGGCGCCCGAAAACTCGGCGCGCCGCGCCACGGCATCGGCCCCCGGAACGTCGATTTCGAGCGCGAGCGCGAGTGCGGCATGAATGGCGCCGCGCTCCTCGGGCATGTCGGTTGTCGCTGCGGATTCGAGCGCCTCGATGCAGTGGCGCAGGCGCAGCGCCGCGAAGGCGAGCCAGGATGCCGCCTCGCGATCTTCGGACGAAAGTGTCTTTTTCCCGTGCAGCAGCGCGGCCGCGGTGTCGTCGAGCGGCTGCGGTGTCTTGCGCAGTACGCGGTACAGTTCCGCCGCTACCGCCGCGATGGCGCGCCGGGGTTTGTCGCCGTCCACGCGCGGCTCAGTATCCGGCCGCGAATCCGAGGCGCCGTTCCATGTCGGCGCTCAGCGCGGGCAGCGCGGCGCGCGGAATGATGTAGGTGGACAGGTCGATCAGATCGGTGTACACGCGGTGGTTCTCGGCGGTGGATTTCAGATAGTGATATCCGGAACTCCCGCCCGTGCCGATCTTGGTGCCGATCATACGGTGCACCATCAGCGCGTGACGGTACCGCCACGTGGTGAACATCTCGTCGACGTCGATGAGGCCCGCGAGCAGGCGGTAGGGGAGCTGCAGTATGGGCTGGTCGCGGTACAGCACGATGAAGAGCGCCGCCTGCGTGGCGCGGTGCGAAAGCCGGCGCTTGCCCGACTGCCGCAACTCCTCGTGCAGGGGCTCCTCGAACAGGGCGTTGAAGCGTGCCGCGGTGGCGTCGAGTTCCTCGAACTGCACGCGCTTCTCGAGCTCGGTCAGTGTTGTGTTGCCCGCGATCACCGCGCGGTCGCCGTCGAGCATCGCGTGGACGGCGCCGCGGTATTCCTGCCAGAACGAGTAGTCGCCCGCGTCCAGAAATGGTGTGCGTTCGAGCCAGCGCTCGAGCAGATCGTACAGCGAGGGCTGCGACTCCGCGCGTTTGAGCAATTCCTGATGCTCGGGCGAAACACGCGTGTGGTAGGCGAACTGATTGTACAGCAGGCGCTGTTCGGCCTTGAGTCCGAAAGCGATTTCGACGAGACGGAATTGTACGCTCTGGAATCCCGAGGCGGGAAAGAGGTAGTCGCGGAAATCGAGGAAGTCCATCGGCGTCATCGTCTCGAGCACGCGTAATTGATCGATGATCACTTTCTGTATCTCGACGATGCGGTGCAGGCGCGACACGGCCGTGCCGAGCACCTTTTCGTCGACGGTGTCGCCGGCGAAAAGATCGATCACCGATCCCATCTCGTGCAGGATCTGTTTGAACCACAGTTCGTACGCCTGATGCACGATGATGAACAACATCTCGTCGTGCGCGGGAGCGCCGTATTCTGCGCTCTTGGGAGACTGTGCGCCGAGTAATTGCTCGAGTTTGAGATACTCGGCGTAATACACGGGCGGATAGGGCTTGTCCATGGGGAATCTCGGGCGGAAGTGGAATGAAATCAGAGTGTGGTTGCGGGGAAGGGCGGCAGCAGGGTCGTGACGAGCCGGTCTGCGCGCGCCCAGTCGATGTCGGCGACGTTGCGCGCATCGGCGGTCACTTCGTCGAGGATACGATCCTGTATGCGCCCGCGTTCCAGCGCGACGGCGTAGGGGATGCGATGGAACGAGACCATCGAGTACTTCGGAATGAAGTGCCCGGGATGCCGCCGTTCGAGCGTGAGATTGGCCTCCTTGAGCAAGGGGAAACGCGGATCGGCGACGGTGTCGCGCATTTCGACAAAGTTCTCGAGCGCGAGGTCGGCAATGGCGTTGGCATTGTCCCTGCGGCGCTCCTCGTACTCGGCGTACACGCGCGACCAGTCCGCGCCGTGTATGTCGACGCAGGCGGCGAGCGCCGAACAGTCCTCGAACGCGCAGTTCATGCCCTGGCCGAAGAACGGCACTATCGCGTGCGCCGCGTCGCCGAGCAAGGCGGCCGTGCCGCCCGCGTGCCAGGGTGCGGAGCGCACGGTCACCAGCGCGCTCGCGGGATTCGCGGCCCAGTCGCTTTCGAAGGTGGGCATCATCGCGAGCGCGTCGGGGAAGTCGCGCGCAAAAAAGACACGCGCGGTGTCGGGCGTCGCAAGCGCGTCGAATCCGGTCTCGCCCGCAAAGGGCAGGAACAGCGTGCAGGTGAAACTGCGGTCGGTGTTCGGCAACGCGATCAGCATGTAACTCCCGCGCGGCCATATGTGCAGCGCGTTGTGATCGAGTCGGAAGCCGCCCTGCGCGTCGGGCGGAATTGCGAGTTCCTTGTACCCGTGTTCGAGATAGGATTGGCTGTAGTTGAAACGGCCGCGCTGCTGCATCTCGAGGCGTATCGCCGAAGCGGATCCGTCGGTGCCGATCACCGTGTCGGCCGCGGCCGTGAAGTCGCCTCCGGTG from Ignavibacteriota bacterium includes the following:
- a CDS encoding RsmB/NOP family class I SAM-dependent RNA methyltransferase, producing MDGDKPRRAIAAVAAELYRVLRKTPQPLDDTAAALLHGKKTLSSEDREAASWLAFAALRLRHCIEALESAATTDMPEERGAIHAALALALEIDVPGADAVARRAEFSGADTTSMHERTREVYRALAQRVAERLDAASPVDEETLGVYAAYASCPSWILAEWSTRSGGWPAAVALGASLRLPAGVALRVNTRHMTRGELRARLAADGVETIESALSPAGLVLARRARLTGSPLYEEGAFEIQDIGSQLIGYALDPRPGMSVYDACAGAGGKTLHLADLMGDEGFIRAADIERQRLQSLTRRAARCALTSIETVLTRPGSAPRDEHARFDAVLVDAPCSGTGTARRNPAVKWRVSPKQLARLAATQRAILEDAARAVSPGGTLVYATCSLMPDENERVVAAFLEANPAFAPAPLAPAFARHGVTSLTDDTAHMLQLTPSEHGTDGFFIARLRRRDNHS
- a CDS encoding tryptophan 2,3-dioxygenase; the protein is MDKPYPPVYYAEYLKLEQLLGAQSPKSAEYGAPAHDEMLFIIVHQAYELWFKQILHEMGSVIDLFAGDTVDEKVLGTAVSRLHRIVEIQKVIIDQLRVLETMTPMDFLDFRDYLFPASGFQSVQFRLVEIAFGLKAEQRLLYNQFAYHTRVSPEHQELLKRAESQPSLYDLLERWLERTPFLDAGDYSFWQEYRGAVHAMLDGDRAVIAGNTTLTELEKRVQFEELDATAARFNALFEEPLHEELRQSGKRRLSHRATQAALFIVLYRDQPILQLPYRLLAGLIDVDEMFTTWRYRHALMVHRMIGTKIGTGGSSGYHYLKSTAENHRVYTDLIDLSTYIIPRAALPALSADMERRLGFAAGY
- a CDS encoding FAD-dependent monooxygenase; protein product: MTLTRNSGHVILVGAGLAGSLLAVYLAKRGFRIDMYERRPDMRRTRISAGRSINLALSVRGIHALREVGLYAGIEPILIPMRGRMLHSVAGEQTFSPYGQREHEVINSVSRAELNMRLMDLAEEHDNVRIHFNTRCTGIDLSTGTVLFRNEGTGGDFTAAADTVIGTDGSASAIRLEMQQRGRFNYSQSYLEHGYKELAIPPDAQGGFRLDHNALHIWPRGSYMLIALPNTDRSFTCTLFLPFAGETGFDALATPDTARVFFARDFPDALAMMPTFESDWAANPASALVTVRSAPWHAGGTAALLGDAAHAIVPFFGQGMNCAFEDCSALAACVDIHGADWSRVYAEYEERRRDNANAIADLALENFVEMRDTVADPRFPLLKEANLTLERRHPGHFIPKYSMVSFHRIPYAVALERGRIQDRILDEVTADARNVADIDWARADRLVTTLLPPFPATTL